A region of the Agrobacterium sp. RAC06 genome:
CAGATAGCCACTGGCGACGAGGGCTGCACCCAACTCGCGAGAGGTCGACCGCCCTTACCCTTCGAGATCACGACGGTACCCTGCCAATCACAACGGCGCTTGATGCGATGGAATTGGACGAGGAAGCGGCAATGCGGCGGTAGTGGCGCAGTCGCTTGCCACGGACTGCCCGGTGCCGATATCGTTCCCGTATCCTGAACGAGACAGTTTTCGAGCATGCAACTGACGCGCATTGAGCTTTACCAAAGGGTCTGCAACTCGCCCCTGAACAAGATTGCACCTGAACTCGGACTATCGGCGCCAGCCTTGTCAGCCATCTGCAAGAAGCATGATGTGCCGTTTCCAGGGGCGGGTTACTGGACCCGAAAGGCAATGGGCCTGCCCGCGGAACTCCTACCCCTTCCCGTGGCCGATGACGATATCATCGACCTCTCACAACCGGTCAAAAGGCCGCAACGACAAGGGCCACCTCTGACCCGAGAGCCTCGCAAGAAGAGGAGCGTCAAGCCCCACCGGAGATCACGGCATCCTTTCCTCCTTGGCGTCGAGGAGCATTTTCGTAAGACCCGAGTTGCTGAGGAGTATGAGTTTCTTCGCCCATACAAGAGAATTCTTCCAGATATCGTCGCCTCAGAGAGCTCCCTGCCCCGCGCGCTTGCGATTGCCAACCAGCTTTATCTCACTATCGAAGAAGCCGGCTGCAAACTGCGTATCGCGACAGCAGAGGAAAAGCTGCAACGCATCGACATCGACGAACGGGAAAACGAGCGCAAGGATCGTAAGTATGGTCGCTACCAATCCGGCCGCCCATGGGGTCCCGACCGAGCGACTGTTTTCGAGATCGGGACGGTTCCGATCGGCATCGCAGTGACCGAGATGACGGAGCGCGTCACGATGCGGTACCTTGAAGGGAGTTACCATCGAGTCGACAGCAAGATCATCAGGTCGGCCAAGGCCTGGCAGCTGGTTCATTCCTACACGCATCTTCAGGACGTACCCAGCGGACGTTTCAAGATCGTCGCCTACTCGCCGAAATCAGGGGTCGAATGGTCGATATCGAGGCAGGATACTGAGCAAGCCTCGCTGGAAAGCATGATCCCTGAGTTTGTCGAAGCCCTGCAAGTTGCGGTGAGCAAGGTGCAAGCCTTGATGATTGCTGCCGACGAAGCGGCCGAACAACGCAGACAAGAATGGAAAGCAGAGTGGGAGCGGTACCTCCGCAAAGAGGACAAGCGAAAGTCGGCAGAAGCCCTGCTCGAAAGCCAGAAACAGTTGGTCCAGATCATCGAGCAATGGACAAAAGTCATGGCGGTGGAGCAGTTTTTCAGGCAGGCGGAAAATCGTCTGGTTGACGTTGCGGACGACCGGCGCGAGCACATCGAAACGCGTCTTGCGCTAGCCAGGAAAATGATCGGTGATACCGACCCCTTCCAGTTCCTCGCATCCTGGGTCGCGCCTGAAGAGCGCTACAAGTCTCCTTACGATGATGCCCCTGAACCCAAACCGGAAAAATCTAGCTCCGCGTGAGATTAATATCTGGACCGCTCATACAGCCTGAGGCACCTTGCGAGCGGGCCAGGGTTCTCTCCAGGCAATCTCAGCTCAATTCGTTAATGCGCGTCAATGTTGACGCATCTTGATGCTGCCGCGTGCCAGCCTCCCGCTTCGAAGCAGCATAGGAGTGCCGCTTCGCCCCCCGGAGACCCGGTTTAAAGATATTCGAGCTTCCACTTAGGCCACTGAGGAAAGTGTCGTGAAATCTGGTCTGCGGCTGACGTCTTCCGGCAGTCGTACATTTCTCCAGCCAACAAGGAAACCGCCGCTTACGCGACGGCCCCCTCGCCTGCGTTTGGAGAGCTCTGCAGACCATGCAGATATTCGACCGCCCGCTGCGCATGAGCCGCGGCGCTGAATATGGCCCGTTTGTCCTCTTTCAGCACCTTGAGCCAGCTCTGAATATAGGCTGCATGATCGGCAGCGGGCTTCGGCGTCAAGGCGAGATCCGCACACAGGAACGCGGCACCCAGTTCGGCCACAAGCTCTTCGCGGGCATAACCTTCATCACCCCATTTCTTGCGCCCGAAGTCGCGGTTCAGGCGGTCTTCTCTTTTCGTCCAGTGGACAATCTCATGCGCAAGCGTCGCCGCGTGCGCCTCAGGGCTCCGGAAACTCTCGAAGAGAGGCATCTGCACATGATCGCTGCCGGCATTGTAGTAGGCTCGATTGCCGCCATGACGGATATCGGCACCCGTAGCGGCAAAGAACTGATCCACATGGGCAATACGCTGGACGGGATCCATCACCGGCTCCGGCCTCACATGATACTGCTCGGGCAGCCCCTCGATCTGTTCGGTGTTGAAGACCGCGTAGGATTTCAGAAACGGAATCTGCTTCACCTCGTCGCCGGACTCCTCCTCGTCCTCTGCCCGGGGGATCGTCCCCGCATAGACGACCATACTGCCCTTCTCACCCTTTCGCACATGGGCGCCGAGTTCATCGGCCTGGCGGAAGGTCATCCAGCAGGCCGATGAGTAACCCGCCTCAGTTGCCGCCGCCCACAGCATCAGTATATTGATGCCGCAATAGGGAAGTCCGTTGTGGCGCAGCGGTCTTGAGATCCGTTCGGCCGCGTTGCCGGCACTCCAGGGCTTCAGCCAGGTCAGTTCGCCCTTTTCGAGATCGGCAATGATCTTCGCCGTCACCTTCGCGTAAACATCGCTTCTCATGTCCCTTCTCCTTTGATCGGGTTGCGCATGCAACCAATCTGCCCCTCTGGCGAAGAGCGGGGGGGAGCCCGTCCAGACCCAAAGGCGTCCGGGGTGGTGCGGGCGCAGGGGCTAAGAGCCCCGAGCCACGGCCCGGACGGCTTTGCCCGAAGGGTTCAAGGTCTTGACGGGTGATGGGGCGTCAGCCCCTTATTTGGAGAGAGGCCCAATGGCTCCGCATTCTTCGAACGGTTTGATGCCTCGAGGAGAGCTTGAACACCGAGGGAGCACCGGAAGTAAACAATTTCGGCTCATGCCGACCGTGCGGCGACGAATGCGTCGACTTGGTGTCGCACCTCCGCCCTGTATTGCTCGGACAGGGTCAGGTGGAGGGAGGAACCGCCTGCCTGCATCTTCTCGGCAGGAAGCTCAAGTGTGCCGACTGCGACATGTCGACGGAACGGCCGTTCGTCGACAGGAGCCAGCGGTATGTCGACATCGTCGACAGATCCGTTCCTCAGAATGGCTCAGCCATCAGGACGATCGCATCTAACGGAACGGCAGAAATCGGATCGGGAGCATCGCAAATGGCGTCTTGCCTGAACCCTGTACCGCCCGAACGACAGGCGTACCCACGAAGCGGTTGACTTTTGTCAGCGGTAGTGAATTATGTCAGAAGCACCTGACGAGTACATCATATGTCGATCCGCGCCACCGACCAAATCATTCACAAGGCCGCCTGGCTTTACTACACACATGGGCTCCGTCAGGACGAAGTGGCGCAAAGGCTGGAAATCTCCAGAGCCTCGGTTGCAATGTATCTTCGCCGAGCGCGCGAGATGGGTATCGTTACGATCACCACCTCCTCGGAACTCTTTTCGGATGAAGTGCTGGCACGCGAACTTGAAGACGCAACGGGGCTGACGACCGTCTGGATAGTGCCGGAAGACCGTCAGGCCATGGATCCGGCGGCCGAAATGCCTGTCGTTGCCGCGTCCGTCTTCCTTGAGCTGATAAACAAGGGTGAGCGGGTGGGCGTAGCCTGGGGTCGCACTGTCTATCACATCGCCGACGTGATGCCCTTCGCTGACCTGCGCGGTGTAACTGTTGTCCAGCTCTGCGGCAATTTGGGAGCCCCATACTCCTATCGCCCAGACCAGTGCACCACGGAAATTGCCCGACGTTTGAATGCAGAGGGCATCAATTTTTACGCACCGCTGGTGCTCTCTTCGGAGCGACTGGCCGACGAGCTACGCGGCGAGCCGGTCATTCAGGAGCAGCTTGCCGCAATTTCCGACTGCCAGCTGGCGCTCTATTCCGTCGGGGGCATCGAGGCTGACAGTCATCTCGTAAAATGCGGAGCTCTTTCGGCACAAGACATGCACGAAATGGGCGAACTGGGAGCAGCAGGCGTCATTGCCGGACAACTCATCGATCAGGACGGCCGCTGGATGGATTGCGCCCATAATCGACGTTGCATCTCTGCAGATCTTGATTCCATCAGAGCGATCAAGAAACGAATGCTTGTCGTCCAGGAAGACAACAAGTTCGAACCGCTCGTCGCTGCATTGAAGGGCGGCTTTGCTTCGCATCTGATCGTCACCACCTCGATGGCACGAAGGGTTCTGCAACACTGGAGCCGCGAGGGGCTCGGCAAGGTGGGTTCGGGCACGGCTTGAACCCTTGGAGTTTGGGTCCACCGATGCCGGTCGGGCCGGTATATCGGGAGGTCAATATCATGGAGAATCTCTGGCGCGACGACGAGGCGGAACGTTTCGTTGCAAGCTATGCTGCGAAGGGCGTCAATCGTGACCTGGCGCTACGCACCTACACGACACGTCTTCTTGGGGGGGAGCCGCGTCTCGTTCTGCACGGCGGCGGCAACACGTCCGTCAAGACCGAGGTGACCGATCTCGTTGGCGATACCCATGCCGTCCTCTGCGTCAAAGGCAGTGGCTGGGACATGGGCAGCATCGAACCGGCGGGCTTGCCGGCCGTAAAGCTCGCTTCACTGTTGAAGAGCCGCAGACTGGCGACGCTCTCCGACGAGAACATGGTGACGCTATTGCGCGCCAACCTGATTGACCCGGGTGCTCCCAATCCATCGGTGGAAGCACTTCTGCATGCCTTCCTGCCCCACAAGTTCATCGACCACACCCATTCGACGGCGATCCTTGCGATTGCCGACCAGGCAGAGAGCCGGGAAATGAGCCGCCAACTGTTCGGCAGCAAGATGGGCTTCGTGCCATACATCATGCCAGGATTTGCCTTGGCAAAGGCGGCGGCTGAGGTATTCGACCAGGATCCCACAGTCGAGGGACTGATCCTCGACAAACACGGGATCTTCACCTTCGGCGATACGGCCCAAGAAGCCTACGACCGGATGATCCACTATGTCACCGTTGCCGAGGATCACGTCAGGAACAATGGTCGCAATCCCTTCACGCCGGCCAGTATCCCGACCGAACTCGCAAATGTGGGCGATATCGCACCGCTCCTGCGCGGTGCCGTCGCCGTTTCCAAAGGCGAAGGCCGCTACGATCGCATGGTAAACGTGTTCCGCACCTCGCCGCAGATCCTGGACTTCGTCAATGCAGCCGAAGTCGTCGACATGGCCGCCAGAGGGGTATCCACCCCAGACCTCTCGATCCGCATAAAGACCGGCCCAATGGTGCTGCCCGCACCTTCCAGGGACGACACCCCCGGTTACCGCGCTGTAATCAACGAGAGGGTTGCCGCCTTCGCTGCTGACTATACAGAGTATTTCCGCAGCAATGACGCCCGCGACGACGTCGTGCGCATCATGCTCGATCCCATGCCACGCCTGACGCTTGTGCCGGGCCTTGGCATGTTCGGCCATGGCCGAACCTTCAAGGATGCAACAATCGCGGCGGATGTCGGCGAGATGTGGATCGAGGCAGCACGCGACGCAGAAGCTTTGGGGCGCTTCGAGCCAGTGAGCAGGCCCGATCTTTTCGACCTCGAATACTGGTCGCTGGAACAGGCAAAGCTCGCCGGCGCCAAGCCAAAACCCTTTACGGGCCAGGTCGCCGTGGTCACCGGTGGAGCCGGAGCCATCGGTGCGGCCATCGTAAAGGCATTTGCAGCCGAGGGCGCCCATGTCGTGGCGCTCGATCTCGATGGCGACAAGGCGGCGGCGACAGCCAGGTCCGCTGGAAACAGCTCGATTGGCATCGCCTGCGACATCACCGATCCTATCTCCGTGCGTGCCGCCTTCGACACGACGGTCGCCACCTTTGGGGGCGTCGACATCGTGGTATCGAATGCCGGTGCGGCATGGGAAAGCCCGATCGCCACCATGGATGATGCGCTGCTCCGCCGGAGCTTCGAACTGAACTTCTTCGCTCATCAGACGGTGGCACAGAATGCGGTGCGCATCATGAAGGCGCAACAGACCGGGGGTGTGCTTCTGTTCAATGCCTCCAAGCAGGCGGTCAATCCGGGAGCCAAATTCGGTGCATACGGGCTGCCGAAGGCTGCCACACTGTTCCTGTCCCGCCAGTACGCGCTTGAGCATGGAGCAGACAACATCCGGGTGAACGCCGTGAATGCGGATCGCATCCGCTCTGGTCTGCTCAACGACGAGATGATCGCCAACCGTGCTGCCGCCCGTGGCCTTTCCGTAAAGGAATACATGGGAGGCAACCTGCTCGGCCTGGAAGTCACGGCCGAGGATGTGGCACGAGCATTCGTACACCACGCACTCGCCGAACGCACGACCGCCGATGTCACCACTGTCGACGGCGGCAACATCGCAGCGGCGATGCGCTGACCTTCCGAACGGATCGGGCATTTGCCCGATTTGCTTCGCCACCTAAAACAAAAGGGGCGGTCCGCCGGACCGCCCCTTCTTCATGGCGATGGACAGGAATTCAAGGCTTGGGCATCCAATCCGGCATAGCGACATCTGCATGCGCGAATTGCGGCAGCTTCGCACCCAGTTCTTCCATATTCTTGATGTCCTGCTCGTTCAGGTCCTTCTGCGTGATGAGCGTTGGCGGCACGATGACCTGCTTGCCCGGATCTTCTCCGGCCAGCAGCATGGCAAGTGTCCGCACGGAAACCTGGCCGACGACCGCCGGGTTTGTCGCGGCGGTCGCAACCCAGGCGGAGCCCGGCTCGCGCATCGCGGCGATGTCGGAGGTCGAGATATCGGCGGAATAGATCTTCACGCTGGAGGACATACCCGCTTCGTCGACGGCGATCTTCACACCCTTGGCGAACTCATCATAAGGCGCGAACATCACGGTAATGTCGGGATTGGCCGAGATGACCGAACGGGCCTGGTTGGCGACCGAATTCGCAATCGGGTTGTCCATCGTGCCGAACTGGGCCGCTTCGTTGATACCCGGATACTTGGCCTTGAATTCTTTCCATGTCTCATCGCGGCGGTCGAGTGGCGCAATGCCGGCGACGTAAACATAGCCGGCCTTGAAGCTCTCACCATTGTCCTTCACAGCCTCCTCAAGCGCCAGGCGGGCCAGATCCCGGTCGGACTGTTCGACCTGCGGGATCATATCGTTTTCGACATTCACATCAAAGGCAACGACCTTGATGCCAGCGTCGACTGCACGCTGAGCAGCTTCCTTCATCGACTCCGTGAGCCCGTGCTGGATGATAATGCCCTGCACGCCAAGCGCGATCGCCTGATCCACCATATCGGCCTGGAGGGCCGCGTCCTGCCGGCTGTCAAGGACCTGAAGCTGGACACCGAGCGCCTTGGCCTGCGCCTCCACCCCGGCGAGGTATGACTGGAAGAAGTCGCCTGTCGACAGGTAGCGCACGAGCGCGATCTTGACGTCACCGGGGTTGTCGAACGGCTTGGGCATATCGGCTGCAAAGGATGGTGCCACGAATGTCGTTGCAGCCATCAGTCCGAGCGTCATCCTGCCGAGAGTCCTTCGTGTAAAATGCATTTCGGTCTCCTCCACTTTGAACATTGACTTTTCGCCGAGACCTCCCGTCTCAGCGTTTGCCTCTTTTCGAGAGCGCAAAGGTGAAAATCAGGGCTATGACAAGCACTGCGCCCTTGACGAAATCCTGCGTGTAATAGGGCGCGTTCATCATCGTCAGACCCTGCAGAAGGATGCCGACGAACAGCGCGCCGATGGCGGTGCCGAATGCATTCGGCTTGGCGGCCCCCAGTACCGCAAAGCCGATGAGGGCGGCGGCCACAGCATCCAGAAGCAGATTGTTGCCCGAGGCTATGTCTCCGCGACCGAGACGAGCGGCAAGCAGGATTCCGCCAATCGAAGCGAAAACGCCGGAGATCATATAGGCTGTGATCTTGTAGGCATTCACCGGCGCACCGGCCAGACTGGCCGCACGCTCGTTGGAGCCAACTGCATACATCATGCGGCCGAAACGGGTGTATTCGAGGAAGAACCAGATGACGATCGCCAGCACGATCAGAACGACCACCGAGACCGGAACGAGGTTTGGCAGGATCAGATCGAACCGATGGCGGCCGAGCGCCAGGAATGCCGGACTGAAAGCGCCGGTCGCTGTTGAACCGTCAGGAAGTGTCATGCCAGCTGCGATCGAGCGGCCCTCGGTCGGAATGCGCTGAAGCCCCAGAAGCAGGAACATCATGCCGAGCGTCGCCAAGAGGTCCGGTACCCGCATGTAGACGATGATCAGGCCGTTGATGAGGCCAACAGCCATGCCGACAGCAAGGCAGACAAGTGTCGCGGTCAAGGCATCGCCACCCAGCACCACCATCACATAAGAGGAGGCCATCATGGCTGTCGTGGCGACAGAGCCGATCGAAAGATCGAAGCCGCCGACCACAAGCGTGGCCGTTACGCCAAGCGCCAGGATCCCCGTGATCGACACCGATTGCAGGATGAAGACCGCACTCTGAGGCGAGGCAAAGCCCCCGGTAACCAGAGAGAAATAGAGGACCATTCCTGCGAGAAGAACAAGAAAGCCGTATTTGATCGCCGCTTCACGTATGTTCAGACCGGCCGGTGGAACGACGCCGGTGGTGGCGGATTTGCTCTCTTC
Encoded here:
- a CDS encoding ArdC family protein; this encodes MRSDVYAKVTAKIIADLEKGELTWLKPWSAGNAAERISRPLRHNGLPYCGINILMLWAAATEAGYSSACWMTFRQADELGAHVRKGEKGSMVVYAGTIPRAEDEEESGDEVKQIPFLKSYAVFNTEQIEGLPEQYHVRPEPVMDPVQRIAHVDQFFAATGADIRHGGNRAYYNAGSDHVQMPLFESFRSPEAHAATLAHEIVHWTKREDRLNRDFGRKKWGDEGYAREELVAELGAAFLCADLALTPKPAADHAAYIQSWLKVLKEDKRAIFSAAAHAQRAVEYLHGLQSSPNAGEGAVA
- a CDS encoding sugar-binding transcriptional regulator, with amino-acid sequence MSIRATDQIIHKAAWLYYTHGLRQDEVAQRLEISRASVAMYLRRAREMGIVTITTSSELFSDEVLARELEDATGLTTVWIVPEDRQAMDPAAEMPVVAASVFLELINKGERVGVAWGRTVYHIADVMPFADLRGVTVVQLCGNLGAPYSYRPDQCTTEIARRLNAEGINFYAPLVLSSERLADELRGEPVIQEQLAAISDCQLALYSVGGIEADSHLVKCGALSAQDMHEMGELGAAGVIAGQLIDQDGRWMDCAHNRRCISADLDSIRAIKKRMLVVQEDNKFEPLVAALKGGFASHLIVTTSMARRVLQHWSREGLGKVGSGTA
- a CDS encoding bifunctional aldolase/short-chain dehydrogenase; its protein translation is MENLWRDDEAERFVASYAAKGVNRDLALRTYTTRLLGGEPRLVLHGGGNTSVKTEVTDLVGDTHAVLCVKGSGWDMGSIEPAGLPAVKLASLLKSRRLATLSDENMVTLLRANLIDPGAPNPSVEALLHAFLPHKFIDHTHSTAILAIADQAESREMSRQLFGSKMGFVPYIMPGFALAKAAAEVFDQDPTVEGLILDKHGIFTFGDTAQEAYDRMIHYVTVAEDHVRNNGRNPFTPASIPTELANVGDIAPLLRGAVAVSKGEGRYDRMVNVFRTSPQILDFVNAAEVVDMAARGVSTPDLSIRIKTGPMVLPAPSRDDTPGYRAVINERVAAFAADYTEYFRSNDARDDVVRIMLDPMPRLTLVPGLGMFGHGRTFKDATIAADVGEMWIEAARDAEALGRFEPVSRPDLFDLEYWSLEQAKLAGAKPKPFTGQVAVVTGGAGAIGAAIVKAFAAEGAHVVALDLDGDKAAATARSAGNSSIGIACDITDPISVRAAFDTTVATFGGVDIVVSNAGAAWESPIATMDDALLRRSFELNFFAHQTVAQNAVRIMKAQQTGGVLLFNASKQAVNPGAKFGAYGLPKAATLFLSRQYALEHGADNIRVNAVNADRIRSGLLNDEMIANRAAARGLSVKEYMGGNLLGLEVTAEDVARAFVHHALAERTTADVTTVDGGNIAAAMR
- a CDS encoding substrate-binding domain-containing protein, whose product is MHFTRRTLGRMTLGLMAATTFVAPSFAADMPKPFDNPGDVKIALVRYLSTGDFFQSYLAGVEAQAKALGVQLQVLDSRQDAALQADMVDQAIALGVQGIIIQHGLTESMKEAAQRAVDAGIKVVAFDVNVENDMIPQVEQSDRDLARLALEEAVKDNGESFKAGYVYVAGIAPLDRRDETWKEFKAKYPGINEAAQFGTMDNPIANSVANQARSVISANPDITVMFAPYDEFAKGVKIAVDEAGMSSSVKIYSADISTSDIAAMREPGSAWVATAATNPAVVGQVSVRTLAMLLAGEDPGKQVIVPPTLITQKDLNEQDIKNMEELGAKLPQFAHADVAMPDWMPKP
- a CDS encoding ABC transporter permease, whose protein sequence is MMNEESKSATTGVVPPAGLNIREAAIKYGFLVLLAGMVLYFSLVTGGFASPQSAVFILQSVSITGILALGVTATLVVGGFDLSIGSVATTAMMASSYVMVVLGGDALTATLVCLAVGMAVGLINGLIIVYMRVPDLLATLGMMFLLLGLQRIPTEGRSIAAGMTLPDGSTATGAFSPAFLALGRHRFDLILPNLVPVSVVVLIVLAIVIWFFLEYTRFGRMMYAVGSNERAASLAGAPVNAYKITAYMISGVFASIGGILLAARLGRGDIASGNNLLLDAVAAALIGFAVLGAAKPNAFGTAIGALFVGILLQGLTMMNAPYYTQDFVKGAVLVIALIFTFALSKRGKR